The Chitinimonas arctica region GCTTTGCTTTTGGGCTGTGGCTGGTGGCCTACACGCATGCCGGCCATGAGCGCATAGGTGCTTGGCCATCGCGGCTGTATGGCATGCTGTGCGGCGCGCCGCCGCATTGCCCCCGCCGACCCAGATCGGCGCCAGCGGTGTGAACCCAACTATCGGAGGAAACACCGTGCCTGTTCGTCATCCGCGATTCGTACTGCCCTTTGCCGCCCTGCTGTCCACCTTCACGCTGCCCGCCCATGCGGCCGATACGCCGGCGCCCAGCGCAGCGGATATCGTCAAGCAATCGGCGGCGACCGATTGGCGACCGCTGGACCCGCAAAACACCTTGTTGATGGAGCTGAACGGCAGCCAGGTCATCATGGAGCTGGCGCCGCGCTTCGCACCGCGCCATGCGGCCAATATCCGCACCTTGACGCGCGAGCGCTATTACGATGGCTTGGTGGTACTGCGGGTCCAGGATAACTTCGTGACGCAATGGGGCGATCCATCCGAAGAAGAAAAAGAAAAGGCCAAACTCAAACCCCTGGGCGGTGCCGATGCCCATCTGCCGGCCGAATTTTCGGTGCCCCTTGCCGGCATGCCCTTGACTCGCCTGCGCGATAGCGATGGATTTGCCGCCGTTACCGGCTTTGTCGATGGGGTGCCGGTCGCCGCCGACCCCAAGCTCAACAAGGCGTGGATACCCCATTGCTATGGCGTGGTCGGCGCGGCGCGCGGCAACGAGGTGGACAGCAGCAATGGCAGCGGCCTCTACGTCATCATCGGCCAGGCGCCGCGCGCGCTGGATCTGAATATCACCGTGGTGGGCCGGGTGCTGAAGGGCATGGAAGCGCTGTCCGGCTTGCCGCGCGGCATGGGGCCCATGGGTTTCTACGAGAAGCCGGAACAGTACGTGCCTATCCGCCGCGTCCGCCTGCTGGCCGATATTCCCGCCGGCGAACGGCCCGCGCTGGAAGTGATGCGTACCGATACGCCTACCTGGGCCGCCTGGGTGGAAGCACGCCGGCATACCAGCGGCGACTGGTATGTGCACAGCCCGGAACATGTCGATGTCTGCAACCTTGCGGTGCCGACGCGCGTACCCACGCAGTAAATTCGCCATAGGGGCGGGTTAACCCGGCTTTTGCCGGTATGACGGCAACTTCGCATGGCATAATTTGGCTGCTGCGTCCGTAGGCAGCCTTACTATTCAGATTGATCGCCATGCCGTCAAACCGCGTCATGCCTTCCAAGCCGCTGCAGCGTTTGCTGCTCGAAGGCTCGTCCCTGCTCGATACTCAGCCCGCCGGCTTGCTGGCGCTGGCCGACGAAGTGCTGGAAATCTCGCGCACCACCGCTAACCAGCCCGGTGAAATCCAGGCTTATTACTGGCGGGCGCTGGCCATGCGCCATTTGGGCGATTGCGCCGGTGCAATCGAGACCCTGCACCGGGCCCATGCACTGGCCAAGGCCACGCGCGACCAGGAGTGCCTGGTGCTGATCCTGCTCGGCTATGCCCGGATCTCCACCGTCACCGGCTTGTACGATGCCGGCCTGCAGTTTCTGTACCGGGCCGCCGGGCTGGGGGAGTCGGCGTTGCCGCCCGAGCATCCGACCTTGCTCGACATCCAGCGCGGCTATTGCATCATCAAATCGCAACTGGGCCATTTCGTCGCAGCCATCCAGGAATTCAAGCTGCTGGCCGAGCGCTACATGGCGCTGGGCCTGGTCCGCGACGCCGTCTACTGCATCAACAATGCCGGCAATAACTGTTCGCGCATGTTGGACTATCAACAAGCGCTCGATTACTACGCCCAGGCCGAGGCCTTGTTGCGCACGCATGGCGATTGGCCCTTGTTGCTGGCCGTGCTGCAAACCAACCGCGCCACCCCGCTGTGGGCGCTGGGACGGGAGCCCGAAGCCCTGCTTGCCTTGCAGGAGGCCCTGCCGGTATTGATGGCGGCCGGCCATCGCAGCAGCGAGGTGGATGCCCGCACCAAATTGGGCAAGCTCTATATCGCGCGCGGCGACTACGAAGCCGGCGAGCCCCTGTTGTTGCGGGCGCTGGAGCTGGCGGCCGAAAGCGGTTTCACCCCCATCCGGGTCGAAATCCACGAAGCCTTGGCGGCTTACTACAAGGCGGGCAAGGATTTTGCGGCGGCATTGGCGCATTTCGAGGCCGCGGTTGCGCTCAAGGGCGAGATGTCCAGCCGGGAGGCCAGCGAGCGGCTGGACCGGGGGCAAACGCTGATCCAGCTGGAAACCGCGCTGGACGAAGTCGATGAGGAGCGCAGCAAGCGCCGCGCTACCGAAGCGACCAATGACCAGTTGCGCATCATGGCGGATGCGCTGGCGGAAGCATCCCGTTCACAGAATCGCCTGGTGGAAAATCTCCGCCGCGAAGCGCAAAGCGACCCCCTGACCGGTCTGGCCAACCGGCGCCGCCTGGACGAACGCCTGTTCGAGGAACACCAGCGCGCCAGCCGCTACGTGCGGCCGCTGTCGCTGCTGTTTCTCGACCTGGACCATTTCAAGCATATCAACGACGGTTTTTCCCATCTGACCGGCGACGCGGTATTGCGTACCACCGCCCTGGTGCTGAACGAGCAATTGCGGCAATGCGATGTGATCGGTCGTTTCGGCGGCGAGGAATTCGTGATCGTCCTGCCCGAAACAGCCATGTCGGATGCCTTGCTGGTGGCGGGCAAGCTGCGGGCGATGGTAGCCGCTTACAACTGGTCGTCCATCGCGGTCGACCTGGCCGTCACCATCAGTATCGGCGTGACCGAGCTGAGCCCGGGCGAGACCGTGTCGGCCTGGCTGGCGCGGACCGATGCGGCTTTGTATCGCGCCAAGCATGCGGGTCGCGACCGGGTTGAACCCGGTTAGGGCGCATGAGCGTGGGTAGCTTGTTAATCAACGTGACTACCCTTGCTTAAAAAATAAGCCATACCGCACAAATCGCTTTCCACCAAGACTTTAGCCCACTTGTTCCTGGCTTATACCCGTGCTTGTCCACAGGGGATGTGGACAGCTTGGTTCCGCTGATTTGGGCCTCCAGTCCTGGCGGGTTGAGCGTTTTCGTCTCTTTTCAGGATGGATGGCAACGCCGGCCCAGTATCCGGCCCGCTTCGACGGCGACATCGTCGGCCAGGGTCAGCAAACGGCCGTCGCGGGCCCGCAGTGCATCGCTGGCCGCGCCATGCACCCATACCGCCAGATTGGCAGCCGGCCAGCCTTCCAGGCCCTGCGCCAGCAGTGCCGCCAGCAAGCCACCCAGTACATCGCCCTGGCCGGCATTGGCCAAAGCCGCGCTGCCGCTGCGGTTGACGGCGCAGCGGCCTTCCTCGCATACCAGGCTGCCAGCGCCCTTAAGGACAATGACCGCTTTGAAGCGTGTGGCCAATGTCTTGGCGGCATCGAATCGCTGCGCTTGGACCACCGCCGTTTCGCACCCCAGCAAGCGCGCCGCTTCGCTCGGGTGCGGCGTCAATACGGTGCAAGCCGTGCGCTGGTCGAGCAAGGATTGCAGGTCCGGGTGCTCTGCCAGCAGATTCAGCGCATCGGCGTCCAGGACCAGCGGCCGGGTCCGGCGCAGTGCCGCCTGCAGCAGTTGCCTGGCTTGCGGGCTTTGTCCCAGGCCTGGGCCGACCAGCAGCACGCTGGCTTTGTCCAGCAGGGACAGGCTGGCATCTTGCAGCATCAGTTCCGGCCGGCCGAAGTCCACCTTGGGACCATCCGCATCCAGCATCCCCACCAACACTTTGCCGCTACCCGCCTGCAAGGCCGCCCGGCCGGCCAGCAGGCAGGCGCCCGCCATGCCCGCCGCGCCGCCGACCACGGCCACGCTGCCAAAGCTGCCCTTGTGCGTATCGGCCAGGCGATGCAAGTGTAGCGGCTCCGCCACCGTCTCGGTGGTGGTAAGCGGGCCGGTGCCCAGCAGCTCGCATGGCAGGGCCAGTTGGTGGCAATGCGATTCGCCCACATAGTTCAAGGCGGCGCCGGTGGCCAGGCCACGTGCCCGCCCGATAAAACTGAGCGTCCAACGGGCGCGGATGGCCGCCCCCGCCAGCCCGCCGCTGTCGGCCAGGACACCGCTGGGCACATCCACGGCCAGTACCGGCCTGGCCATGGCATTGACGTTAGCGACCAGATGCCTGCCGAATTCGTTCAGCTCGCGATTCAGGCCGATACCGAACAGGCCGTCCAGAATAAGCTGGTAGGGTAGGTCCGGCAGATGATCCATTTCCACGCCACCGGCCGCGCGCCAGGCGCGGTAGGCCTTAGCCGCGGCTGGCGGCAGGCGGTCGGTGCCGAACGGCATTGCCACCTGGACCGGATAGCCGCGTTGCCGCAGCAAGGTGGCGGCCACCAGCGCATCGCCGCCATTGTTGCCCGGGCCGACCAGGGCCAGAATAGCGGCCGCGCCGCCGAAACGGGCCGAGACGAAGTCGGCTGTCGCCGCGCCGGCGACCGGCATCAAAGGAAAGCCGCGAGCCAGGGCGGCTTGTTCGATTTGTCGGAGTCGGGATACCGGGTAATACATCGTCGTCACCATTGGAAGCCATGCGCTGACTGTAGGACCAAGCCAATCATGAAATGTCTGCTTATTCTACATGCCGGTGAAAGCGGGGCCGGCCATGCCTTCGCCCTGGCACAGGCTGCCGCTGAAGGCGCGCAGGCCGAAGCCGGCGGCGTGCAGGTGTGCTTGTGGCCCGCACTGCAGGCGGGTGTGGACGAACTGCTGGCGGCCGATGCACTGCTGTTCGTGACGCCCGAGAAATTCGGCTATATGGCCGGCGCGCTGAAAGACTTCTTCGACCGGACCTTCTATCCCGCCCAGGGCAAGGTGGCGGGCCTGCCCTATGCCTTGATCGTGGTGGCCGGCAACGACGGCTTGGGGGCGATCGGCGCGGTGGAGCGCATCGCCCGCGGCTATCCGTTCAAGCCGGTCGCCGAGCCTTTGCTGGTGCGCGGCGCACCCACCCCGGTCGAGTTGGCCCAGGCCAGGGAGTTGGGCGAGGCCTTGGCTTCGGGCCTGCTGCTGGGGATATTTTGAGATGGTGCTGCAAGGATGGTGTGTCTACCTGCTGCGGTGCGGCGACGATAGCCTGTATTGCGGGTCCACCAACGACCTTGCCAAGCGCTTGAAATCGCATCAGGCAGGCAAGGGCGGACGCTATACCCGTGCCCATCTGCCGGTTTCCCTGGCGTATGCGGAAGCCTGCCTGGACCGCTCCGGTGCCCTTAAGCGGGAGGCGGCCATCAAGCGGCTGGACCGGGCCGCGAAATTTGCACTTTTCCAGGCTGCCTAAGCTGCTCCACCGCCCCAGTCCGAACGTTCGCACCAACTGATCGCATCGCGCAGGTAGTAGCCGAACCGCCGGCTTGCCGTGGCCGGGTCGAGCCGGTCGTACACATACAGCGCCCGGCCGACGCCACGGCGGCGATAGCCGTAGTTCTGCTTGGGCATGATCTGGCTGCGCCAGGCGCCGGTGTTGATATAGCTGTAGTTGGGCTGGTCGGCCGGTTGTTCGAATTGCAGGTCGGCTTCCAGCGGGACGTGGGTATGCCCTTCGGTATGGATGCGAAAACCCTCTTCGCGATAGGCTTTCTGGAAGCCCGGCAAAGCCAGCAACTGCAATGTGCCGATGCCGGTCTGGGGTTCCTGCACCTTGGCCATCAGTTTCATGATGCCGAGGGTGATCCGATCGGCCTTGATCCGACCCAGCAGGGCCAGCACCGGCAGGAACAGCTTCAGCTTGGCCGGCGCGCTTCGCCAACTGACCGGCTGCGCCAGCCAACGGCGCAGGCTGGCGCGGAAATTGCCCGAGATAAGTTGCAACAGGGCTTCGTCCACGCCCTTGCCGCGTTGCAGGCGGGCTTCCTGGAGGATGCGGACGATGCCGGCCACGGCGGGTCGGTACAGATCCATTTCGTCCAGGATGTGGTTCAGCCGGGTGATGGCGCGGGCGTTGACGGGGTGGCGGGTGACGTCCAATTGCCGTAGTTGCCGCTTGGTATCGTGGATAAAGCCGGATAGCAGGCCGGCGGCGACGGTATCGCCGAAGCAGGCGGCGGTGAAGGGTGAGAAACCCAAACCTTGCCAGGTGCCGGGATGCCAGCCTTGGCCGGCCCGCCAGCCGGGCTGCGCGCGGCTGTTGCTGTTGTCGCGCCATTGGCCATGGGTGGCGAACAGCTTGAAGCCGCGGTCGCCGAAATAAAAGGGTAGCCAGGGCGGCTCGTCGGCCTTGCCCGCGCCGTACATGGCGGCGATCCAGTCGCGGTAACCGGTTTCCTGCTCGCTGTCCGTCCAACCCAGGCAGTCGCGGTAGAAACGCTGCCGGGCGCTGGCCACCAGCAGCAGTTCCTTGTCGTGGTTGCCGACGATGGGAATGATGCGTACGGCGGTGCCATCGGCTTGCAGCAGTGGCCGCAGGCGTTTGAGCTGTTCGAAGAAGCCGTGCTGGCCAAACAGGCCGAACGGGGTGGCATGCAGGCGGATGATGCCGTCCAGGATGGCGTTGACCAGCTCGGCGAAGCGGGCGTGGTCGCGATCCCAGGGATAGACGCCCGCCTCGGTCCAGGCCGCGCTGCGAACCAGGTCGATAATGTCGCCATTGAGTACCAGCACCAGTTCGTCGTGGTCGCGGCAGGCCAGCCGCAAATCCTGGAAGAAGCGCTGCCAATCATCGCCTTCGCCGCTTTGGTTGCCCACCGTGCCATCGGTGCAGTGGATATCGCTGATCACCACGCAAATCCGGTTTACGGCGTCGGAAGGGGGCGGAAAAGCCATATGCGGCAGGCTGCCGGCGCCGCTGTACTCGGGCGTGAACAGTTTCTGCAGCAGCGGTTGATTGGCGCTAGTCATGGCTATGCGACTGCAGGAATTGCAGCAGGCGCGGAAAGATATCGGCCGCGACTTGCTTGCCCATGAAAATATCCTGGTGGCCATAGCTGGGGAATACATGCAGCTGGTGGCGGCCGGGCACGATGCGCTCCAGTCTTTGGTGGCAAATGATATTGGAGTCGGCGAAGACGCCATTTTCCTGGCCGGTGGTCAGCAGCAGGGGCGTCGTCATGTTCGCCGCCTGGGCGAAATAATTGTCCGGCAGCGCGGCGTAGCGTGGATGCCCGGCGGTGAACTTCACCGCGTCGTGATTGGCCTTTACCATCTTCAGCACATGTCGGTAGTAATTGACGTTGATGCCGCCGAACAGGTCGCCCAGCCGTGCATGTGTCTCGGGCGCCATATTCTCGTGCTTGAACAGGGCAGGTTTGCCGGCGCCCCACATAAAGCTGAGCATATGGCAGGCGGAGGAATCGCACTCGTGGTGGAACAGGTCCACCCCCATGGCCAGCAGCTTGCCGGCCGACCACGCCGGCTGGTGGCGCCAGCGCGGATTGAGGTATTCCACCCCCAGCACCCAATCGCAAAGAAAGGGGCCGACACCCAGCTTGAACCTGGAATAGGCCGGCACCCGCGCGGTCAGGGCGATGCTGTTGAGGATGGCGCTGCGGATACCGCCGACCTGGCCGGCGAACAAGCTCATGCCAAAGGTAAGCGCGCCGACGCAATGGGCAATGACATGGATGCGCTTGCCGGGTCCGATCAGCTTGCGCAGGGTGGCGATGGCGGCCGGGTGGTCGTACAAGGCCAGGTCGTCCAGGTTGGCGGCATCGCGCAGCAGGTTGTAGGGGAAGCGATTGCTGCCGCGATGATCCAGTGTGAAAACGTCGGGGTAGCCGGCGTCCAGCAGGTACTGAACCAGATTGGTGTGCTCCGGCATGATGAACATATCGGACGAGGTGGTCAGGCCGTGGATGATCAGCACCACGTCATCGCTGCCGCCGCGCTGGAAACGGGTAAGGGCAAGGCCCAGGCCGTCGCCCGTGCTGAAGGGGTGATGGCTGACGCTGGCGCCCGTGACGCCTTGCAGCGTGCCGCGTGGATATGGTCGCGGCGCTTCTCGCGGCCGAGGCGGCAAAGCCGGGCCATAGACCTGCCACAGGGAGCCGGCAAAGAATTCGCCGAAGGCCGCCAGGCCGGCCAGGCTGCCGGTACCCTCCGCGTCGGTGGCGCGAATGGTGCGCAATACGCCAATGAAATCGCCTACGCCCAGGCTCAGCAGGCCACTGGCCAGGAGTTCGGCTTGAGGGGCCGCTTCCGGCGTGATATGGCCGTGGAACAGGTTGGTGTGCAGGGTGGTGGTGTCGTGCCACAGATCAAAGCCGGCATGGTGCTGGACTTCCTTCTGCCCGGCCAGGGTGAACAGCTCGCCGCCGATATTGCGGCAGTAGACCCGGTAGATCATCAGCTTGTGTTCGCGGTCGGCGGTGTCGGGCAGCAGCATGAAGACACCCGATTCCACCTGGGCCCGTCCGCCGACCAGCGGCCCTTCGATGTAACCGCTGAGGCGGCCCTCGTGTTGCCGGTTGGCCAGGAAGGCTTGCAGATCGTCGATGTCCACATCTACGTGCAAGGCCAGGCTCAGGCCGGCGGCACGGCCGGCCTCGAAGCCCTCGCTGAAGCTGTTGCCGCCCAGGCTGGCAAAACCGCTCATGGTTTCGGCGAAATGGATCTTGATACCGCTCAGGTCGGTCGGCATTGGCTGATTCATCATGATTCGGTTTTCCCTTACTGCAAGGTGTCGTCGGGCATCCGGCCGGTGATGCCGTGGGCGATCCATTCCGCCAGGGCCGCGATCGTGGCAGCCGGGTTGGCGCCGAGGGCGGCCGGCACGATCGAGCCGTCGGCCACATAGAGCCCCTGGTAGCCGAATACCTGGCCACGGTCCGCGGCAGCGGCGCTGACCACGCCCTGCCGTGGGCTGTCGGCCAGGGTGCAGCCACCCAAGGGATGCACGCTGACATTGCGATTGGAGGGCCACAGCCAGGTCGGCATGGGCAGGAAGACATTGGCCTGCATATAGCGGCAGAAACGCCGGCAAAGTGTCAGGATGGCCTGGTACAGCGGCTGGCTGCCGGCTTGCGGCCAGTCGAGGTCGAGGAAGCCGGCCCGGTTGAGGCGGCAGCGCCCGTCGGACTGGTCCAGGCCCATGCACAGCAGGACCGCGCTGCGTTGGGTGATATCGTGGCTCAGCAGCTGGTTGAGGATATGCCCCATGCGCTGGCTGGCCTTGCCGGTGTAGGGCTTGCCGCGCAGCAGATCGAGCCCCAGCCGGCATATCCGGCGGATGCTGTCCCAGGGGCTGATGATGGGCCGCACCGTGGCCATCGCCCAGGCGGCATGGCTGGGGATGCTGGCATCCTGCAGCAGAAAGGCGCGCTTGGGATCGTGGTTGTCGAACAGGTGGTGATCGGTGAATTGGGTGATCACCGGTCCATAGGTGGCATCCAGCCGACGCTTGCCGTCCAGCGCAAAACAGAGGAAGTCGCCATTGCCGGAGAAGCGTTGCCCTAGCGCCGGGCTGATATCGGGCAGGCTGCGGTGGATATCGCGGCAACGCAGCAACAACTCGTTGCTGCCCATGGTGCCGGCCGCTACCACCACCCGCCGGCTGGTCACCGAAGTGGCCTGATCCCACGCGAAATCGTCGAAATAGACCCGGTAGCCATATTCGCCATGGGCTTGCGCATCGTCTTCGCCCTCTGCGTTCAAGGGCACGATGCGATTGACCCGGCAGCCGGTACGCAGTTCGGCGCCATGCAGCTCCCTGGCGGCATGCAGATAGTTCAGGTCGGTGCTGTTCTTGGCGTGCAGATTGCAGCCGAGATCGCATTCCCCGCAGTAGGTGCAGGAGGTTTGCCGGGCGCCGTAGCGGTTGTGCTCCTGCACGCCGATCGCGGTCGGGACGGCCTCGCCCCGGTAGTTGTAGCCATTACCGAAGAACACCGCGATATCCGCCAGCTTGCTGGGCAGTTTCTGTTCCTTGGCAAAGCGCTGGAAGGCCTGGGTTCGGCGGACAAAGCGGCGGTCATTTTCGTCGGCATGGGGCGGGATGGTACGGGCACCCAGCACCGACTGGGCCACGTCATAGTAGGGCGCCAAGACCGACAGATCGAGCTGGGCCGGCCAGTTCTGTTGGAAAACCCGCGCCGGCGGCCGCAGGAATACATTTGCGTAGATCAGCGAACCGCCGCCCAGGCCGGCGCAGGTGACGGTATCCATGCGGGCGAAGCGACGGATGTCGAACATGCCGAGCAGGCCGCCGTGGCTGCGCTTACGGCGGCGTACCAGCTCGGGCCGGGCACGTGTATCGTCGGCCGGGCTCCAGAAATTATTGGCCAGGTCGGCCGGGCTGCGGGGAAAGCTGCCGAGCGGGTAAGCCTTGCCCCGTTCCAGCAATAAGACCTTGCCCGGCCACTGTTTGCCCAGGCGCGCGCACATGACGGCGCCGCCGAAGCCACTGCCGATGACAAGTGCCTCGTAATCGGTTGTACAAGCCATTTTCCGCCCGTTTTGTATTGGAATTTATACTGGGCTGGAGTGTAGTGCAGCGGCTAAAACAAACCATAATAGAAATCTGATTCTCTTCTGCTAGCATGAAGGGCTTTTTCACCCGATTGGCGCGATGACGACCGAGTTGCCGCCCTCCATTTCCATGCCCCTGCGCGTTTCGCTACAAGCCGTGTATGCCCGTTTGCTCCGCTTGTTGGCGGTGCTGTGCCTATGCGCGGGTGCCAATGCGGACGTGCTGGATATCGCGTCCGGTCCACCCGATAAACCGCTGCAGCTGACCGAATACCTGCAGGTGCTGGAAGATGCCGACCATGGTTTGCGGCTGGACGAGGTGCGCACGGCGGATATGGCCGCGCGTTTCCGCCCGTCGGTGGCGCATGGCGATGCCTTGAATTTCGGTATTACCCACTCGGCCTATTGGCTACGGCTGGATTTGCGCAATCGCGGCGAGCAGGCCGCCGAACGCCTGATTGAAATCGCCTACGCCCACCATGACCGGATCGAGTTCTATCGGCCGGCGGCCAATGGCGCTTATGAAAAGATCGTCAGTGGCATGGCCCTGCCTTTTTCGGCGCGGCCCTATCAAAATCGCTATTTTGTATTTCCGCTGGTGTTGCAGCCGCATAGCGAGCAGCAGGTTTTTCTGCGGGTGATTTCGGAAAGTTCGATGGATATCCCGGCCAAGCTGTGGACGCCGGCGGCCTTCGAGATGCACCAGCGTGCCGATTATATGGGCCAGGCCTGGTATTTCGGCATGGTGATGGCCATGGCCTTGTTCAATCTGCTGCTGTTCCTGGCACTGCGTGATGCGTCCTATCTCCTGTATGTGGGATTTATCGCGACGACGGCCCTGTCGCTGGCCTCCTACAACGGTATCGCCTATGAGTTCCTCTGGCCCGGTTCGCCGGGCTGGGCCAAGATTTCCACCATGACGGGTTTTGCCCTCAGCTGCCTGATGCTGCTGCTGTTTATGCGCCGGCTGCTGGAAACGCCTCGGCACCTGCCGTGGATGGACAAGGTACTGCTGCTGTTCGCGGCACTGGAGGTGCTGCAGATCGTCAGCTTCCTGTTCTCCTTCCGCGCCACCATCAAGCCGGCCATCGTGCTCGATTCCCTCACCATGCTGGTGGTGTTGGCGGCCGGGGTCCGCTGTCTGTGGCTGAGGCAACGCAGTGCGGCTTATTTCGTGCTGGCCTTCAGTTGCCTGCTGTTGGCGGCGACCATGACCGGCCTGCGCAGCTTTGGCCTGCTGCCGACCAACTTTATTACCGTCAATGGCATGCAATTCGGCTCGGCGCTGGAAATGCTGCTATTGGCTTTTGCCCTGGCCGACCGTTTCAACGCTATCCGGCTGGACAAGGAGAAGGCCCAGGCCGAGGCACTGGCGGTGAACCGCGAGCTGGTGGAGACGCTGCAGTCGTCCGAGAAGCTTCTGGAAGAGCGGGTGACGCAACGCACCTATCAGTTGAGCGAGGCCAACGAGCGGCTGCTGGAACAGGAAGGCGCGCTACGGCGGGCCATGCACCTGGCCGAGAACGCCTCCAAGCTGAAGTCGGAATTCCTGGCCAATATGAGCCACGAAATCCGCACGCCCATGAACGCGGTGATCGGCATGGCCTATCTGGCGCTCAAGA contains the following coding sequences:
- a CDS encoding GMC family oxidoreductase N-terminal domain-containing protein: MACTTDYEALVIGSGFGGAVMCARLGKQWPGKVLLLERGKAYPLGSFPRSPADLANNFWSPADDTRARPELVRRRKRSHGGLLGMFDIRRFARMDTVTCAGLGGGSLIYANVFLRPPARVFQQNWPAQLDLSVLAPYYDVAQSVLGARTIPPHADENDRRFVRRTQAFQRFAKEQKLPSKLADIAVFFGNGYNYRGEAVPTAIGVQEHNRYGARQTSCTYCGECDLGCNLHAKNSTDLNYLHAARELHGAELRTGCRVNRIVPLNAEGEDDAQAHGEYGYRVYFDDFAWDQATSVTSRRVVVAAGTMGSNELLLRCRDIHRSLPDISPALGQRFSGNGDFLCFALDGKRRLDATYGPVITQFTDHHLFDNHDPKRAFLLQDASIPSHAAWAMATVRPIISPWDSIRRICRLGLDLLRGKPYTGKASQRMGHILNQLLSHDITQRSAVLLCMGLDQSDGRCRLNRAGFLDLDWPQAGSQPLYQAILTLCRRFCRYMQANVFLPMPTWLWPSNRNVSVHPLGGCTLADSPRQGVVSAAAADRGQVFGYQGLYVADGSIVPAALGANPAATIAALAEWIAHGITGRMPDDTLQ
- a CDS encoding alpha/beta hydrolase, whose product is MMNQPMPTDLSGIKIHFAETMSGFASLGGNSFSEGFEAGRAAGLSLALHVDVDIDDLQAFLANRQHEGRLSGYIEGPLVGGRAQVESGVFMLLPDTADREHKLMIYRVYCRNIGGELFTLAGQKEVQHHAGFDLWHDTTTLHTNLFHGHITPEAAPQAELLASGLLSLGVGDFIGVLRTIRATDAEGTGSLAGLAAFGEFFAGSLWQVYGPALPPRPREAPRPYPRGTLQGVTGASVSHHPFSTGDGLGLALTRFQRGGSDDVVLIIHGLTTSSDMFIMPEHTNLVQYLLDAGYPDVFTLDHRGSNRFPYNLLRDAANLDDLALYDHPAAIATLRKLIGPGKRIHVIAHCVGALTFGMSLFAGQVGGIRSAILNSIALTARVPAYSRFKLGVGPFLCDWVLGVEYLNPRWRHQPAWSAGKLLAMGVDLFHHECDSSACHMLSFMWGAGKPALFKHENMAPETHARLGDLFGGINVNYYRHVLKMVKANHDAVKFTAGHPRYAALPDNYFAQAANMTTPLLLTTGQENGVFADSNIICHQRLERIVPGRHQLHVFPSYGHQDIFMGKQVAADIFPRLLQFLQSHSHD
- a CDS encoding tetratricopeptide repeat-containing diguanylate cyclase, coding for MPSNRVMPSKPLQRLLLEGSSLLDTQPAGLLALADEVLEISRTTANQPGEIQAYYWRALAMRHLGDCAGAIETLHRAHALAKATRDQECLVLILLGYARISTVTGLYDAGLQFLYRAAGLGESALPPEHPTLLDIQRGYCIIKSQLGHFVAAIQEFKLLAERYMALGLVRDAVYCINNAGNNCSRMLDYQQALDYYAQAEALLRTHGDWPLLLAVLQTNRATPLWALGREPEALLALQEALPVLMAAGHRSSEVDARTKLGKLYIARGDYEAGEPLLLRALELAAESGFTPIRVEIHEALAAYYKAGKDFAAALAHFEAAVALKGEMSSREASERLDRGQTLIQLETALDEVDEERSKRRATEATNDQLRIMADALAEASRSQNRLVENLRREAQSDPLTGLANRRRLDERLFEEHQRASRYVRPLSLLFLDLDHFKHINDGFSHLTGDAVLRTTALVLNEQLRQCDVIGRFGGEEFVIVLPETAMSDALLVAGKLRAMVAAYNWSSIAVDLAVTISIGVTELSPGETVSAWLARTDAALYRAKHAGRDRVEPG
- a CDS encoding metallophosphoesterase, with product MTSANQPLLQKLFTPEYSGAGSLPHMAFPPPSDAVNRICVVISDIHCTDGTVGNQSGEGDDWQRFFQDLRLACRDHDELVLVLNGDIIDLVRSAAWTEAGVYPWDRDHARFAELVNAILDGIIRLHATPFGLFGQHGFFEQLKRLRPLLQADGTAVRIIPIVGNHDKELLLVASARQRFYRDCLGWTDSEQETGYRDWIAAMYGAGKADEPPWLPFYFGDRGFKLFATHGQWRDNSNSRAQPGWRAGQGWHPGTWQGLGFSPFTAACFGDTVAAGLLSGFIHDTKRQLRQLDVTRHPVNARAITRLNHILDEMDLYRPAVAGIVRILQEARLQRGKGVDEALLQLISGNFRASLRRWLAQPVSWRSAPAKLKLFLPVLALLGRIKADRITLGIMKLMAKVQEPQTGIGTLQLLALPGFQKAYREEGFRIHTEGHTHVPLEADLQFEQPADQPNYSYINTGAWRSQIMPKQNYGYRRRGVGRALYVYDRLDPATASRRFGYYLRDAISWCERSDWGGGAA
- a CDS encoding flavodoxin family protein, with translation MKCLLILHAGESGAGHAFALAQAAAEGAQAEAGGVQVCLWPALQAGVDELLAADALLFVTPEKFGYMAGALKDFFDRTFYPAQGKVAGLPYALIVVAGNDGLGAIGAVERIARGYPFKPVAEPLLVRGAPTPVELAQARELGEALASGLLLGIF
- a CDS encoding GIY-YIG nuclease family protein, whose amino-acid sequence is MVLQGWCVYLLRCGDDSLYCGSTNDLAKRLKSHQAGKGGRYTRAHLPVSLAYAEACLDRSGALKREAAIKRLDRAAKFALFQAA
- a CDS encoding NAD(P)H-hydrate dehydratase, translating into MYYPVSRLRQIEQAALARGFPLMPVAGAATADFVSARFGGAAAILALVGPGNNGGDALVAATLLRQRGYPVQVAMPFGTDRLPPAAAKAYRAWRAAGGVEMDHLPDLPYQLILDGLFGIGLNRELNEFGRHLVANVNAMARPVLAVDVPSGVLADSGGLAGAAIRARWTLSFIGRARGLATGAALNYVGESHCHQLALPCELLGTGPLTTTETVAEPLHLHRLADTHKGSFGSVAVVGGAAGMAGACLLAGRAALQAGSGKVLVGMLDADGPKVDFGRPELMLQDASLSLLDKASVLLVGPGLGQSPQARQLLQAALRRTRPLVLDADALNLLAEHPDLQSLLDQRTACTVLTPHPSEAARLLGCETAVVQAQRFDAAKTLATRFKAVIVLKGAGSLVCEEGRCAVNRSGSAALANAGQGDVLGGLLAALLAQGLEGWPAANLAVWVHGAASDALRARDGRLLTLADDVAVEAGRILGRRCHPS
- a CDS encoding peptidylprolyl isomerase is translated as MPVRHPRFVLPFAALLSTFTLPAHAADTPAPSAADIVKQSAATDWRPLDPQNTLLMELNGSQVIMELAPRFAPRHAANIRTLTRERYYDGLVVLRVQDNFVTQWGDPSEEEKEKAKLKPLGGADAHLPAEFSVPLAGMPLTRLRDSDGFAAVTGFVDGVPVAADPKLNKAWIPHCYGVVGAARGNEVDSSNGSGLYVIIGQAPRALDLNITVVGRVLKGMEALSGLPRGMGPMGFYEKPEQYVPIRRVRLLADIPAGERPALEVMRTDTPTWAAWVEARRHTSGDWYVHSPEHVDVCNLAVPTRVPTQ